GGAATGATCCCGGCCGACGACGCAGCGACGATCCGCAAGGCCTATGATGACGACGTGCTCGGCGACATCGACGTGCCCGCGATCGACGCGATCGAGGCCGTGACCAAGCATGACGTCATCGCCTTCCTTACCTGGGCCGGCGAGAAGCTGGGGCCGGAAAGGCGCTGGCTTCACCAGGGCATGACCAGCAGCGACGTACTCGACACCAGTCTCGCCGTCCAACTCAGACAATCCGCCGACCTGCTGCTCGAGGATCTCGATGCCCTGCTCGCGGTGCTCACGCGACGCGCCTTCGAGCATAAGCTGACGCCGACCATTGGCCGCAGCCACGGCATCCATGCCGAGCCTGTCACCTTCGGATTGAAGCTCGCGCAGGCCTATGCCGAGTTCGATCGCAATCGCGCGCGCTTAGCCGCAGCCCGCAACGACATCGCCACCTGCGCGATTTCCGGCGCGGTTGGCACCTTCGCGAACATCGACCCGGCGATCGAGGAGCATGTCGCGAAGGAACTGGGCCTGACCCCGGAGCCGACGAGCACCCAGGTCATCCCGCGGGACCGCCATGCGATGTTCTTCGCGACGCTCGGAGTCATCGCGTCCTCGATCGAGCGGCTGGCGGTCGAGGTTCGCCACCTCCAACGGACCGAAGTGCTCGAGGCCGAGGAATATTTCTCACCCGGCCAGAAGGGCAGCTCCGCGATGCCGCACAAGCGCAATCCGGTGCTGACCGAAAACCTCACCGGTCTCGCCCGAGTGGTGCGCTCCGCCGTCGTCCCGGCGATGGAGAATGTCGCGCTTTGGCATGAGCGGGACATCAGCCACTCGTCGGTCGAGCGTTTCATCGGCCCCGATGCCTGCATCACGCTCGACTTCGCGCTCGCTCGCCTGACCGGTGTGATCGACAAGCTGCTGGTCTATCCCGAGCGCATGCGGCGCAACATGGATCGCATGGGCGGCCTCATCCATTCGCAGCGTGTGCTCCTCGCGCTCACCCAGGCCGGCCTCAGCCGCGAGGACAGTTACGCGCTGGTCCAGCGCAATGCGATGAAGGTGTGGGAGTCGGACGGCGAGTTGCAACTGCTCGACCTGCTGAAGGCGGACAGCCAAGTCACGGAGAAACTGTCCGAGTCCGAGCTCGAAGCGCTTTTCGACCTCGATTACCACATGAAGCGGATCGATCAGATTTTCGCGCGGGTCTTCGGCACCTCCGCTTGAGCGCGCATCTCCAGCTTCGCGCCGCGACGCGCGCGGCGCATGACCGCGTTGACGCGTATTTCGCCGGTTTCGATCTTGCCGACCAGCGGCAATATGGCGAGTTCCTGCTTGCCCACGCCGCCGCCTTCCTGCCCGCCGAGCAGGCGATCGCGGACGCTGGCGGCTCGAACCTACCGGGCTTTCACCAACACCGGCGCTCTGCTGCGTTGCGACAGGACCTCGCCAACCTCGGACTCGACTCTCCGTCGACGGGTTCAATTCCGCCGCTTCGTTCTTTTCCCGAAGTGCTCGGCGGCGCCTACGTTCTCGAAGGCTCGCGCCTTGGCGGAGCGGTCCTCGCCCGGCAAGTTGCGGCCGGCCTTCCGCGCCGATTTCTAGCCGCGCCGACACCGGCTGGACATTGGCGCGCTTTCATCGCTTATTTGGATGCTCAGCTTGACGACGACCTGGCCATCGCCAGTGCGATCCGCTCGGCCCTGGAGATGTTTGCGTTGTTTGAATCCACAGCCACCAGCGTGCGCGCATGAGCGATTGGGATTCATCCGCCGCGGTTGACCTCACCAACTGCGATCGCGAGCCCATCCACCTATTGGGCGCGATCCAGCCGATCGGGTTCCTGATCGCGCTTTCGACCGACTGGATCGTATCCGCAGTGTCGGCGAACGTGGCCGATTTTCTCGACGTCGCGCCGGATGCGCTGATCGGCCAGCCGATCGCGAACTTCCTGCAGGCGGAGGCCGTACATTCCCTTCGCAACCGTCTCGCACTCTTGCGCGGTGAAGATGCGATCGAGCGAGTCTTCCGCCTGCCCCTGACCGGCTCGGGACGGCCCTTCGACGCCGCGATCCACGTTTCCGGGTCGAAGATCATTATCGAAGCAGAGCCTTCGAACGAGCGCGACTACGGCGACGCGACGGGCACGGTTCGAGGCATGATCGGCCGCCTCGACACAGCCCGCGACCTTGCCGCATTCTTTGCGGAGGGCGCCCGCCAGGTTCGGGCCCTGACCGGCTTCGACCGGGTGATGGTCTATCGCTTCGACGCCGACGGGTCGGGAGAAGTTGTTGGAGAGCATGCCAAGAGCGGGATCGGCAGCTTTTTCGGACTCCACTACCCGCACACGGACATCCCGAAGCAAGCGCGCGAACTCTACACGAGGTCGCTGCTTCGCGTGATCACCGACATTGACTCGATGCCGGTACCGATCGTCCCCACGCTCGACGAGAACAGGAAGCCGATCGATCTATCGCTGTCCGTCTTGCGGTCGGTCTCACCAATCCACATCGAATATTTGCGGAACATGGGCGTTCGCGCCTCCATGTCGATCTCGATCCTCGTCGATGGGAAATTATGGGGTCTGATCGCCTGCCACCATTACAGCCCGCGCTGTCCCGGCTTCGAGCGGCGCTCGGTCGCCGAACTCTTCGCCCAGATGTTCGCAATGCGGATCGAGAGCCGCCTGCGCCAGCAAGTCGTCGAATATGAGCGGCGGGCGCGCGATATTTCCGACCAGTTGCTCGGGGCGGTCGCGTCCGACGAGACGCTGCTCAATGACCCGGCCTGGCTCTCCGACATTCTTACACACGCCATCCCTGCTGACGGGGTGGCCGTCTGGATCAACGGCAGTTACGCGATGTCAGGCCAGACTCCTGACACGCGCGGCGTGGCGGCGATCGTCCAGGCGTTAAACGGCGCTGCTGCCTCGCGGGTCTTCGCAACCGACCGAATTGCCGACCTGGTCCCCGATTCCGACTTCGGGTCGGTAGCGGGAATGATGTCGCTGCCGATCAGCCGGACGCCGCGCGACTATGTCATACTGTTCCGATCGGAACGTGTCCGCTCCGTTCGATGGGCGGGCGATCCGCACAAGCCGGTCGAATATGGCCCAAACGGACCGCGGCTCACGCCGCGCGAGAGCTTCGAGGAATGGAAGGAACTGGTTCACGGCCGCTCCGAACCGTTTACGCCATCCGAGGTGCGGGTGGCCGAGACGCTCCGTGCGACCCTCATTGAAGTCGTGCTTCGCCTTTCCGACGAGGCGACCGTGGAGCGCCAGCGGGCGACGGCCCGCCAGGATTTGCTAATCGCGGAGCTGAATCACCGTGTCCGCAACATCCTGTCGCTGATTCGCGGGCTTATCCGACAGTCTCGTCCGCCCGACGGTGCCTCGGTTGACGATTTCGTTGCGGTGGTTGACCAGCGCGTCCATGCGCTTGCCCGCGCACACAACCAGATCACCGAAGACCAATGGGGCCCCGCCCCGTTTCAGAGCCTGATCGAGGCGGAGGCGGCAGCATTCCTTCAGGATGGGCTCAAGCGAATCACGACCAACGGCTGCGATGTCATGCTCAATCCGCAGGCCTACTCGACCCTTGCGCTCGTCATTCATGAACTGACGACCAATTCGACAAAGTACGGCAGCCTGTCCAACGGCGGCAGGGTGCACGTGGGTTGCCAGAAGGACGAAGACGGCAACGTTGCGATCGAATGGATTGAGGCCGGCGGCCCTCCTGTCGAGGAACCGAAGCGGCGCGGCTTTGGTACGACCATCATCCAGCATTCGGTGCCCTACGACCTTGGCGGCACTGCCGATCTTACTTTCGAGCCAAGTGGTTTGAAGGCTCGGTTCACGGTTCCGGCGAAGCATGTAGCCCTCGATGAAGCACCCGTACGCAACTCACCGACAATTCAGTTCACCAAGCCCGAGCCGCAGCAGGCCGAGGTCGATTCGACGTTGCTGGCGGGCAAGCATGTCCTCCTCATCGAAGACAGCCTGGTCATTGCGCTGGATGCCGAAGACCTGCTTCGCAAGCTTGGTGCACGGCATGTCACGACAGAAGGCAGCGTCGCCGGAGCGATCATCGCGATCGAAACGTCGCCGCCCGATATCGCGGTGCTCGACATCAATCTCGGCGATCACAACAGCTTTGCAATCGCGGATCGGCTAGCCGACCTGGAAATCCCGTTCATGTTCGCGACCGGCTACGGCGAACAGGCGCAATTGCCGGAGCGGCACCGCCCGCGGATCGTCGTCCAGAAGCCATATACCTTAGCCAGCCTGAGCCGGCGCTTTCCCGAGTTGATGGAAAGCGTGTCCTAGCCCAGCATCTCGCGGACCCGAGCGAAAAACCCCTTCGCGGCCGGACATTCCTCGCCGGTCTCACTGTCCTGGAACTGCTTGAGCAACGCCTTTTGCGCCTTGCTTAACTTGGTCGGAGTCTCGACCAGGATTCGCGCGACGAGGTCGCCTCGGCCGCGACCGCGGAGAACGCTCATTCCAGCCCCGCGCTGGCGCAGCATTTCTCCCGACTGAGTCCCGGCCGGAATGGCGACATCGATGGTCCTGCCGTCGATCCCTGGCAGGGTGACCGTTCCGCCGAGCGCGGCGGTCGTGAAGCTAACCGGGCATTCGGCGACGAGGTTGGTCCCGTCGCGCTGGAAGATGGGATGGCGCCTCATGTGCACGAATAGGTAGAGGTCGCCGCTCGCCGCTCCGCGCATTCCGCTCTCGCCCTCTCCGGCAACGCGGATTCGCGTCCCCTCATCGACGCCTGCGGGAATATCGACGCTGATCTTACGCCGCTTCAGCGCGCGTCCTTCGCCATGACAGCTGTTGCACGGGTCGGCGACCGTCTCGCCAGCGCCGAGGCAGTGCGGACAGGTTCGCTCGACGACGAAGAACCCCTGCTGCGCGCGGACCTTGCCCCCGCCGCCGCAACCCGGGCACCGCGCGGCGCGCCCCTCGCCTTTCGATCCGCTGCCCGAACATGTTTCGCAGCGCGAAAGCGCCTCGATATGGATTTCCTTTTCGGCGCCAGCAAACGCCTCTTCGAGCGTCAGCTCGAGGTCGTAACGCAGGTCTGCTCCGCGCGCGACGTTCTGGCGCTGCCCGCGTGGATCCATGAACTCGCCGAAAATCGACGAAAAGATGTCTGAAAAGCCTTCAAAGCCGGCCGATCCGAACGGATCGTTGCCGCTTCCGCCACCATTCTGGAAAGCGGCGTGACCGAAGCGGTCGTAGGCTGCGCGCTTCTGCGGGTCCTTCAGGCAATCATAAGCTTCACTGATTGCCTTGAACTTGGCCTCATTGTCCTTGCAGCCGCCGGTCCGGTCGGGATGGCATTCCATGGCCAGCCGCCGATACGCGGACTTGATCGTTGCTGCGTCGGCGTCCCGCGAAACGCCGAGCAGCTGATAGAAATCTTCACGAACCACTAGACGACCCCACCCACGGCGAAGGGCGCCGGCTGCTTTTTAACCGGCGCCCTTGCGACCATGATCATCCCTTGTTCTCGTCGTCGACCTCTGAGAATTCGGCGTCAACGACATCCTCTTCCGCAGGTTTGGCTTCCGCTTCCGCGGATGCTTCACCCTGAGGCGCGGCTTCAGCCTGTTGGGCTTCGTACATCGCCTGGCCAAGCTTCATCGCCGACTGTGCGAGGGCATTGGTCTTGGCAGTGATCACCTCAGGATCGCCGCCCTCGAGCGCGGTCTTCACCTCGGCGATCGCGCCCTCAATCTCGCTCTTCACTTCGGCCGAAACCTTGTCGCCATGTTCGGCGAGCTGCTTTTCGGTCGAGTGGACGAGGCTTTCCGCTTGATTCTTGGCTTCCGCCCCGGCTCGGCGCTTTTTGTCTTCCTCGGCGAACTGCTCCGCTTCCTTGACCATATTCTCGATATCGGAATCCGAAAGACCGCCCGACGCCTGGATGCGGATCTGCTGCTCCTTGCCGGTGCCCTTGTCCTTCGCGGAGACGTTGACAATTCCGTTGGCGTCGATGTCGAACGTGACCTCGATCTGGGCACACCGCGCGGCGCAGGCGGAATTCCGACCAGGTCGAACTGCCCGAGCATCTTGTTGTCGGCCGCCATCTCGCGCTCGCCCTGGAACACGCGGATGGTCACCGCATTCTGGTTGTCGTCCGCGGTCGAGAAGGTTTGGCTCTTCTTGGTCGGAATCGTCGTGTTGCGATCGATCATCCGCGTGAAGACACCGCCCAGAGTCTCGATGCCGAGCGAAAGCGGCGTGACGTCCAGCAGCAGAACGTCCTTGACGTCGCCCTGAAGCACGCCCGCCTGGATGGCGGCGCCCATGGCCACGACTTCGTCCGGATTGACGCCGACATGCGGCTCCTTGCCGAAGAAATCCTTCACGACTTCGCGCACGCGCGGCATGCGGGTCATGCCGCCGACCAGCACGACGTCGTCGATCGCCTTGGCGTCGATTCCAGCGTCCTTGAGCGCCTTCTTGCAAGGATCAAGCGTACGATTGATCAGCTCCGCGACCAGCTTCTCGAGGTCAGCGCGGCTGATCGTCTCGACGAGGTGGAGCGGCGTCGTCGCGCCGCCTTCCATGCGCGCGGTGATGAACGGCTGATTGATCTCCGTGGTCTGCGCGCTCGACAGCTCGATCTTGGCCTTCTCTGCGGCTTCCTTGAGCCGCTGAAGCGCAAGGCGGTCAGTGCGAAGGTCGATGCCTTCCTTCGCCTTGAACTTGTCGGCGAGATATTCGACGATCTTGGCGTCGAAATCCTCACCGCCGAGGAAGGTGTCGCCATTGGTCGACTTCACCTCGAACACGCCGTCGCCAATCTCGAGGATCGAAATGTCGAACGTGCCGCCGCCAAGGTCGTAGACAGCGATGGTCTTGCCGTCGTTCTTCTCGAGACCGTAGGACAGCGCTGCCGCCGTCGGTTCGTTGATGATGCGCAGCACTTCAAGGCCGGCAATCTGGCCGGCGTCCTTGGTCGCCTGGCGCTGCGCGTCGTTGAAGTAAGCGGGAACGGTAATTACCGCTTGGGTGACCGTCTCGCCGAGATAGGCCTCGGCGGTTTCCTTCATCTTCTGAAGAATGAAAGCACTGATCTGCGACGGCGAATAATCCTTGCCTCCCGCCTGGACCCAGGCGTCACCGTTCGTGCCCTTGACGATCTTGTAGGGCACCAGCTCGGTGTCCTTCTTGGTGATCGGGTCGTCGAACCGGCGGCCGATAAGCCGCTTCACAGCGAAAATCGTGTTGTCGGGATTGGTCACGGCCTGGCGCTTCGCGGGCTGGCCGATGAGGCGCTCGCCGTCCTTCGTGAAGGCGACCACCGACGGCGTGGTGCGGGCACCCTCGCTGTTCTCGATCACCTTGGGCTTGCCACCTTCCATCACGGCGACGCAGCTGTTGGTGGTCCCAAGATCGATACCGATCACTTTGGCCATAATGATTCCTCTTCTTGCTGCCCCGGACGCGTCGCAACGCATCCGAAATATCTTCATCGTTACGCGGCGATATAGGTGGCGCTTTTTGGGCGACAAGGGTTTGCACTCAGGCGATATTCATGGCCAGCGATTGGCATAATCTTAACCATGAAACGCTATTTGCCCCCGCCATGGAGCACCGGAACGATCGCCGCCCTGTCAGTTCAAACGCCGCTGCCTGGGCGTTTCTGCTTTTCCTCACCATTTGCCTCGGGTTGGTCGAACTGGCCGATCCTGTGCCCATCACGCTGCGCGGTATCCTGCCACTGACGCTGTCCTGCGGCACCTTGTGGGGCGTCGCTTATTATTACCGGCATATTCGACCCGTCGAAAAATTCGCGGAGATGTGCATTTCCTTAAGCCAAGTGCTCCTCTTCAGCGCCGTTGGAATCGTATTGTCCTACCTTGCCGCGCGAACCAATGCGCCTTTGTGGGATGAGACGTTCGTGCGCTGGGATTTGGCCTTGGGTTTCGACTGGATGGCGGCCATGCGGCTCGTCGACCAAAGCAAGGTGGCCGTCGTCGTCCTCTACGTCGCTTACGGGTCACTGATCCCGCAGATCGTCTTTCTCGTATGTGCGCTGGGATTCATGCAGAAGCTCGAAGACCTGCGGACCGTCATGCTCGCGGCGATGCTGTGCGGCGCCGTCTGCATCTTCATTTCTGCGTTCATGCCGGCGGTCGCTTATCCGATCCACTACGGTATCACGCCAACTACGTTCGAGAACGTCGTGCCTTGGGCGGGCTTCATCAAGCTTGGCGATTTCATGTCGCTGCGTGACGGGACAATTGCCCGCTTGGATTTCGCAAACATGCAGGGGCTGATCACCTTCCCCAGCTATCATGCCGGCCTGTCGGCAGTGACCTTCTGGGGTTTTTACCGCACCGGGATCAACTGGCTGCGACTTCCCGGCATGACGCTCGCCTTCCTGACGATCGTGTCGACCCCGATCGACGGCGGCCACTACTTGGTCGACGTGATCGCCGGCATTGCCGTGACTATCGTTGCGCTGTTCGCAGCGCGACGGATGATCCGTTGGGACCCTCATTCGAGGGGCTTACGGCATTGCCATCCCGCCGTTCACGTGAAGCGTCTGCCCGGTAACATATCCGGCCTCGTCGGAGGCTAAATAGACAACCGCAGCACCGATATCCTCGCCTTTCCCCATCGCCCCTGCCGGTATCTTGCCGAGAATCGCTTCGCGCTGCGCATCGTTGAGCGCGTCGGTCATGGCCGAGATCATGAAGCCCGGAGCGATGCAGTTGACGGTAATCCCGCGGCTTGCGACCTCCTGGGCAAAGCTTTTCGACATGCCGATGAGGCCAGCCTTCGATGCGACGTAATTCGCTTGGCCAGGGTTGCCGGTCACACCGACGACGGATGTGATGTTGATGATCCGCCCGCGGCGCGCCTTCATCATCGGCTTCATCGCGGCGCGCATTAGACGAAATGCCGCTTCCAGGTTGACGGTAATGACCTGCTGAAAGTCCTCGTCCTTCATCCGCATCGCAAGGTTGTCGCGAGTGATGCCGGCATTGTTGACG
The window above is part of the Sphingomonas sp. HDW15A genome. Proteins encoded here:
- the purB gene encoding adenylosuccinate lyase, producing MVPRYSRPAMTAIWSSENRYRIWWAIEVFAAEAMGKIGMIPADDAATIRKAYDDDVLGDIDVPAIDAIEAVTKHDVIAFLTWAGEKLGPERRWLHQGMTSSDVLDTSLAVQLRQSADLLLEDLDALLAVLTRRAFEHKLTPTIGRSHGIHAEPVTFGLKLAQAYAEFDRNRARLAAARNDIATCAISGAVGTFANIDPAIEEHVAKELGLTPEPTSTQVIPRDRHAMFFATLGVIASSIERLAVEVRHLQRTEVLEAEEYFSPGQKGSSAMPHKRNPVLTENLTGLARVVRSAVVPAMENVALWHERDISHSSVERFIGPDACITLDFALARLTGVIDKLLVYPERMRRNMDRMGGLIHSQRVLLALTQAGLSREDSYALVQRNAMKVWESDGELQLLDLLKADSQVTEKLSESELEALFDLDYHMKRIDQIFARVFGTSA
- a CDS encoding biliverdin-producing heme oxygenase — translated: MSAHLQLRAATRAAHDRVDAYFAGFDLADQRQYGEFLLAHAAAFLPAEQAIADAGGSNLPGFHQHRRSAALRQDLANLGLDSPSTGSIPPLRSFPEVLGGAYVLEGSRLGGAVLARQVAAGLPRRFLAAPTPAGHWRAFIAYLDAQLDDDLAIASAIRSALEMFALFESTATSVRA
- a CDS encoding GAF domain-containing protein; the encoded protein is MSDWDSSAAVDLTNCDREPIHLLGAIQPIGFLIALSTDWIVSAVSANVADFLDVAPDALIGQPIANFLQAEAVHSLRNRLALLRGEDAIERVFRLPLTGSGRPFDAAIHVSGSKIIIEAEPSNERDYGDATGTVRGMIGRLDTARDLAAFFAEGARQVRALTGFDRVMVYRFDADGSGEVVGEHAKSGIGSFFGLHYPHTDIPKQARELYTRSLLRVITDIDSMPVPIVPTLDENRKPIDLSLSVLRSVSPIHIEYLRNMGVRASMSISILVDGKLWGLIACHHYSPRCPGFERRSVAELFAQMFAMRIESRLRQQVVEYERRARDISDQLLGAVASDETLLNDPAWLSDILTHAIPADGVAVWINGSYAMSGQTPDTRGVAAIVQALNGAAASRVFATDRIADLVPDSDFGSVAGMMSLPISRTPRDYVILFRSERVRSVRWAGDPHKPVEYGPNGPRLTPRESFEEWKELVHGRSEPFTPSEVRVAETLRATLIEVVLRLSDEATVERQRATARQDLLIAELNHRVRNILSLIRGLIRQSRPPDGASVDDFVAVVDQRVHALARAHNQITEDQWGPAPFQSLIEAEAAAFLQDGLKRITTNGCDVMLNPQAYSTLALVIHELTTNSTKYGSLSNGGRVHVGCQKDEDGNVAIEWIEAGGPPVEEPKRRGFGTTIIQHSVPYDLGGTADLTFEPSGLKARFTVPAKHVALDEAPVRNSPTIQFTKPEPQQAEVDSTLLAGKHVLLIEDSLVIALDAEDLLRKLGARHVTTEGSVAGAIIAIETSPPDIAVLDINLGDHNSFAIADRLADLEIPFMFATGYGEQAQLPERHRPRIVVQKPYTLASLSRRFPELMESVS
- the dnaJ gene encoding molecular chaperone DnaJ, which encodes MVREDFYQLLGVSRDADAATIKSAYRRLAMECHPDRTGGCKDNEAKFKAISEAYDCLKDPQKRAAYDRFGHAAFQNGGGSGNDPFGSAGFEGFSDIFSSIFGEFMDPRGQRQNVARGADLRYDLELTLEEAFAGAEKEIHIEALSRCETCSGSGSKGEGRAARCPGCGGGGKVRAQQGFFVVERTCPHCLGAGETVADPCNSCHGEGRALKRRKISVDIPAGVDEGTRIRVAGEGESGMRGAASGDLYLFVHMRRHPIFQRDGTNLVAECPVSFTTAALGGTVTLPGIDGRTIDVAIPAGTQSGEMLRQRGAGMSVLRGRGRGDLVARILVETPTKLSKAQKALLKQFQDSETGEECPAAKGFFARVREMLG
- a CDS encoding phosphatase PAP2 family protein, with the protein product MASDWHNLNHETLFAPAMEHRNDRRPVSSNAAAWAFLLFLTICLGLVELADPVPITLRGILPLTLSCGTLWGVAYYYRHIRPVEKFAEMCISLSQVLLFSAVGIVLSYLAARTNAPLWDETFVRWDLALGFDWMAAMRLVDQSKVAVVVLYVAYGSLIPQIVFLVCALGFMQKLEDLRTVMLAAMLCGAVCIFISAFMPAVAYPIHYGITPTTFENVVPWAGFIKLGDFMSLRDGTIARLDFANMQGLITFPSYHAGLSAVTFWGFYRTGINWLRLPGMTLAFLTIVSTPIDGGHYLVDVIAGIAVTIVALFAARRMIRWDPHSRGLRHCHPAVHVKRLPGNISGLVGG
- the fabG gene encoding 3-oxoacyl-[acyl-carrier-protein] reductase, coding for MFDLSGKTALVTGASGGLGSAIVKALIDQGATVAVSGSNEAKLKEFASGFGSKAIPLVCNLSDTASVDQLVPQAVEALGGKIDILVNNAGITRDNLAMRMKDEDFQQVITVNLEAAFRLMRAAMKPMMKARRGRIINITSVVGVTGNPGQANYVASKAGLIGMSKSFAQEVASRGITVNCIAPGFMISAMTDALNDAQREAILGKIPAGAMGKGEDIGAAVVYLASDEAGYVTGQTLHVNGGMAMP